The sequence TGATCGCCCAGACCATCCAGCTAGCCCTGGCGCCGGTCTTCGTGCTTGTCGCCATCGGCAACATCATGAACATCCTGACCACCCGCCTCGGCCGCATCGTCGACCGCTCGCGCACGTTGCAAAAGCTGCACGGCGAGACTGTTGGCCCGGCGCATGACGTGGTCGTGGTGGAAATCCGCTACGTCGACCGGCGCATCCACCTGATCGGGCGCGCGCTGCTGTTGCTGGTGCTGTCGGGCCTTGCCATCGGGGTCACGGTCGGCTCGCTGTTCGTCGGCGAAATGGTTGGTCGCGAGTTGCGCAACCTCACCGGCATCACCTTCTTCGTCGCCATCGCGCTGCTGATGATCGCGCTGGTCTACCTGCTGCTGGAAACGCGCATCGCCGCAAGTTCCTTGCGCCTGCCGCAGGAATTGCTCGAGCTTGAGCGGGATATCTGACTGCTCAGGTGAGGAACTTGGCGCTCTTGTCGCGGATCAGGCCTTCGATCATGCGCTTGGCAAAGCCTAGGCTGGCCGGGATATCAACGTCCACCACCAGTTCGCTGTCGGTGATCTCGACCGCGCAATCGACGGTGTACCCCATCGCGCCGACGGCCATCTTGAGGTGATCGTCATCGACGAATTCGGTCGTGACCGTGGCCATGCCATCGGCCTTCAAGGCCGCTTGCGACGTCTTTTCACGCAAGCGGCGACGCGCTTCGTCACGTTCCAGCGAATGGGGAATGGCAATGCGCATCAGGTTTCCTTGGGGGCTTGCAACTGAGGCGCCGCCTCTAGCCCTTCCCCGTAGCGATAGTCCAGATAGCGTCCCCGCACGGCCAGCGCATCCAGGTCGCCCGCCGCGAGCTGGCGCGTGATTTCGTCGATTTCCTTGCTGATCTTGGCAAGGCCCTCGCCCAGTTGCTCATCCGCATTGCGCCCGCCGCGCTCTTCCTTGCGCAAATGCGGCGGGATCTTGCGCCAGCTTTCGACCATGCCGGGCAAGTGTTCACCCACCAGACGGCGCACTTCGCCGACAGCAGGTTCAGCAGGATCGATGCCTTCAAGCTGCAGCCCCAGCCCATCAAGCTGCACGCCAATCTGATCGACCAGCCGCACCGCAGGCGCAGGCAGCGCGGGCCGCTGCGCTTCGAGCCACAGCTCGGTCCGCCCGACCATCGTGCGCACATCGCCCGAATTGAGCCCCGCCAGATCGGGCACTTTCATTTTCGGGAAGGTAGCGAAGAACCACATCGTGCCGATGATCGCCAACGCCAGCAACATAACACCGGTTATGCCGATACCGTCCAGCACCAGCCCCGCCGCCATCGCGCCCACCAGCACCACGCCCACGGCCATCGCCATGCGTGCCACTTTCTTGCCGAAATGCCGGCGCTTAAGGTCCGCAGACCGCTGGCCGATGCTCCGCCGCCCGCCCGCCTGCTGGCGGACCAGCGAGGAACGCGCGTCCGACAGGATACGGTCGCTTTCCTGTGCGGGACTTCCCACCATCAGCGCCTCAACCTTCCAAGCTCAGCAGCGGAGAACTGTCCGGCCCGGCAAGCTTTGACTGCGCCGCGCCCTCGGCCCGCGCGATGTAGCCCTTCGATTTCTCGACCTCGCCCGAAAGCGTGGTCACTGTCTGCTTCATCGAATCCAGCGCCTTCAGCTTGAACGTGTCGATCGTGTCCATCGTGTCGTAGATGTTCTGGAACGCGCGCTGCAGCGTCTCCAGCGGGATCGTGCTGGCCGCCGCCAGTTCATGGATCTTGCCGGTCTGTTCGCGCAGCAGCTTGCCGGTGCTGTCGATCATGTTGGCGGTTGTGGTGTTGAGCGCGGTGATCTGCTGCAGCACCAGCCGCTGGTTGGTCATCGCCTGCGCCACGGTCACCGCCGTGCGCAGCGCCGCCACCGTGGTCGTGCTCGCGCGGTCCACGCCCTTGACCAGTTCGACATTGTTCTTCTTGACCAGATCGAGCGCGAGATAGCCCTGCACCGTCACCGCCATCTGCGTCAGCAGATCCTGCGTGCGCTGGCGAGTGTAGAACAGCGCGGTCTCGCGGATCGCCTTGGACTTCGCGGGATCGGTGATATCGAGGTCCGCCGCCGCGTCTTCCAGCTTGGCGTCCAGCGTCTTGGAGATGTGGATCATCTGTTCCAGATTGCCCATCGCCTCCCACAGCTTCTGCCGCTCGACGTCGATCGCGGCATTGTCCATCAGCAGTTCGTCCTTGCCCGATGCCAGCCGGTCGAGGATCGCCTTGATGTGGCCTTGCGCCGATGTGTAGCCATCGAAATAGCGCTTCAGGCTGTTGCCAAACGGAATGATGCCAAGGAACTTGCGGCCTGAAGACAGCTTGCCCTGCTTGCCCGGATCAAGGTCTTCCACGGTGCGGCGCAGCGCAGCCAGATCGGTGCCCACGCCGCTGTCCTTGTCCATCGCGCGGATCGGCCGGTCGAGGAAACGGTTGGCCATGCCCGCCGCCTGCGAAATTTCCTTGCGGCCCATGTTGGTCAGCTGATCGACCTTCTTGCCGAACTCCGGGCTCTGCGCGTCCTGCGCCACCAGATCGGCGACAAAGGCATCGACCTTGGCTTCCAGTTTCGACCGATTATCTTCGGATACCGGCACCAGCCCTGCGGCCTGGACAGCCGACACAACCGGCACCGGGTCGGGCGGCGTCAGCGTCAACGGGGTAGCTGTTGCTGTTTCGGGCGCGGTTTCGGTCGAGGTCGTGGCCATCGCAAGTCTTGCTTTCCGGTAGTGGTCAATTGGCAACATGGGATTTCGTGTCGCCCGGCGCAAGCTGTATTATGACCGCAACACAGCAACGGGCGAAGGACCATATCGACGGGAAGGTCTTGGCATTCCATGAACGGCAGGATGGAAAACGGCAAGCGATGCGCGGTGTTTGGAGCAAGCGGCGGAATCGGCGCGGCGCTGGTGAAGCAGTTGTGCCAACGCGAAGACGTCGGGGAAGTCCACGCGCTATCGCGGGGTGGGGTCGCACCATCCCCCAAAGTCATCTCCCACCGCTTCGACCTGACCGACGAGGCTTCGATTGCCACCGCCTGCGCTGCCATCGGTGCACCCCTTGATCTCGTGATCGTCGCCACGGGCCGTCTGGTGCGCGAAAACGGCGACGGCCCGGAGAAATCGTGGCGCAGCCTTGATCCCGCCGCCATGGCCGAACTGTTCGCGATCAACGCCATTGGCCCCGCGCTGATCGGCAAGCATTGCGCGCCGCTGCTGCGCAAGGGGGGCCGCCCGGTCTTCGCTGCCGTGTCGGCCAAAGTCGGTTCGATCGCCGACAACCGCCTCGGTGGCTGGCATTCCTACCGCGCCTCGAAGGCCGCGCTCAACATGCTCGTGCGCAATTTCGCGATCGAACTGGGGCGAACCAATACCGCTGCGGTCGCGGTCACATTGCACCCCGGCACAGTAGACACGGCCTTGTCGCGCCCGTTCCAGCGCGGCGTTCCGGCAGAAAAGCTGTTCACACCAGCCCAGTCAGCCACGCATCTGCTGTCGATCATCGAGGGGCTGACGCCTGCTGACAGCGGTACACTGATCGGATGGGACGGAGCTACCATCCCGTTCTGACATGATCCGCATTTCACACAGTGTAATTTTTCGAGCGCCGCCCACTGGTCCTGCTGCACACGCCTGATAGAGTGCTACCTTTAGCGTTGGACAGACAGTGGGCGGAATCGCTGCGGCCAACCGGGATCGAGGAGCCAGGGATGAAGCGAATATTCGGGCCGATATTGGCCCCCACACTTGCAGTTGCTGCAATGGCATGTGCCGCGCCGCTTCTGGCAAGCCAGAAGCTGGGCGAAACGCAAGAACTGCGGGCGCCGGAAGCAGTTTACGCCAAGACCTGCGGCTATTGCCACGGGCGCAATGTCGGCCCGATCATTCTCGGCCGCGCGATCCCGGCAGACACCGTCAAATACATCGTCCGCCACGGCCAGAACGGCATGCCCGCCTTCCGCCCGACCGAGGTCAAGCCATCGGAACTCGATGCGCTGGCATTGTGGATCGAAAAGAGCACGGCGCGCAGCGGGGAGCACGGCCAATGAGCGAAATCAACATGGACCGTCGCGGCCTTCTGGGTGCCGGGATCATCGGTGCCGCCAGCCTCGGACTTGGCACCGGCGCCAGCGCGAAAAACCCTGCACCCCTCGCCCCCGGCCTGACCAAGGCCGATTTTTCGGGCGCGATGAAGGCGTTCCGCGGCGTCGTCGGGGCCGAATGGGTGTTTGGCGATGAAGACGCCGTCGCGCCTTATACCAAGACCTACATCCCCGACCCCAACGGCTATCACAAGCCGGTCGGCGCGGTCTGCCCGGAAAGCGTCGAGCAGGTCCAGGAAATCGTCCGGATCGCCAATACCTATCGGCAGCCGCTGTGGACCGTCTCCACCGGCAAGAACATGGGTTATGGCATGACCGCGCCTGCCACCCCCGGCCAGGTCGTGCTCGATCTCAAGCGGATGAACCGGATTCTCGAGGTGGACGCCGATCTCGGCACCTGCCTGCTCGAACCCGGCGTGACCTACCAGCAGCTCAAGGACTATCTGGTAGAGAATAATATCCCGCTGTGGATCGACGTGCCCACGGTCGGCCCGATCGCCTCACCGGTCGGCAATACGCTTGATCGCGGTGTCGGCTACACGCCCTATGGCGAACACTTCATGTTCCAGTGCGGCATGGAAGTCGTCCTGCCCGATGGACAGTTGATGCGCACCGGCATGGGCTCGATCAAGGGCAGCACCGCGTGGCAAGCGTTCAAGTGGGGCTACGGACCTTATGTCGACGGCCTGTTCACCCAGTCGAACTACGGCGTTGTCACCAAGATGGGCTTGTGGCTGATGCCCAAGCCGCCGGTCTACAAGCCGTTCATGGTGCGCCATCCGAACATGGAGGACACGCCCAAGATCATCGAGGCAATGCGCCCGCTCCGCGTGTCCAGTCTCGTCGCCAACTGCAACCTGATGATGAGCGCTTCGTACCAGCTTGCCATGTTCAAGCGCCGCAACGAGATCGTGCCCGATGGTGCACCGCTCGATGAGGTGTCGCTCAAGAAGGCAGCCAAGGCCAATGGCCTGGGCATGTGGAACACCTACTTCGCGCTTTACGGGACCGAACAGACCGTCGCCGCGATCGAGCCGATCATTCGTGCCCAGCTCACTGCCAGCGGCGGCGAAGTGATGACGGCTGCCGAGATGGAGGGGAACCCCTGGTTCCACCATCATTCAACGCTGATGGAAGGCGGCCTCAATCTCGACGAAATCGGACTGCTGCGCTGGCGCGGCGCAGGCGGCGGTCTGGCATGGTTCGCCCCCGTTGCCGCCGCACGCGGGATCGAGGCCGAGCGCCAGACCGCGCTCGCCAAGGAAATCGTCGAAAAGTACGGCTTCGACTACACCGCTGCCTACGCCATCGGCTGGCGCGACCTGCACCACATCCTCGCGCTGCTGTTCGACAAGTCGGACGCGGAAGAGCATCGCAAGGCAGACGCCTGCTATCGCGAATTGGTCACCCGCTTCGGCGCGCAGGGCTGGGCCAGCTACCGCACCGGGGTCAATTCGATGGAGCTCGTGGCGCAGCAGTACGGTTCAGTGAACCGCGAATTCAACGCCAAGATCAAACACGCGCTCGATCCGAACGGAATTCTGGCCCCCGGCAAGTCGGGGATCATGTGATGGAGCGCTTCACCGGAAAGGCCGTGCTGATCACGGGCGCCGCCACCGGCATCGGCCGTGCCACTGCGCTCGCCTTTGCCCGCGAGGGCGCGAATGTGATGATCGGCGATGTCGATGCGCGGGCGCAGGAGACGGTCGACATGATCGTGGCCGAAGGCGGTAACGCCGCGTTCCGCCACACCGATGTGCGCAAGGCCGCCGAGCTTGACGCGCTGGTTGCAGCCTGCGTTGAGCGCTACGGACGGATGGACGCGGCGTTCAACAATGCTGGAGTCCTCCCCCCGCAACGCCCGATCCACGAAGTGACCGAGGACGAACTCGACCTCGCCATCGACGTCGATTTCAAGGGCGTGTTCTTCGCCATGCAAGCCGAAATCCGCCACTTCCTCAAAGTGGGCGGCGGAGCCATCGTCAACACCGCCAGCGTCGGCGCGCTGATCGCTGACCCGAACATGAGCGCCTATTGCGCGATGAAGCACGCCGTCTCGGGCCTGACCAAGGCAGGCGCGGTGGAATACGCGCAACAGAACATCCGCGTGAACGCCATCGCGCCGGGCTTCGTCGTCACCCCGATGACCCAGCACTGGGCCGACAGCAACGAGTTCACCCAGATGTTCTACGCCCAGAATATCTCGGGCCGCGCTGCCCGGCCCGAGGAAATCGCGCCCACCGTGCTTCACCTCTGTTCGGACGGAGCCAGCTTCATCAACGGCGCAACCTTCACCATCGACGGCGGTCAGACCGCGCACTGACCTTCATCACGATCAACCGGTGGCCGCCGGGTCGGTATGCAGCCATGCAGCCTGACGCGGTGCCCGCTTGGTCCGGCTCCACTCTTCGAGCATGACCGGCGCCAGGTCCTTCAACTCGGCATGCTGCTCGGGCGTGCCGATGTTGCAGGCCAGTTCCAGGCGGTGGCCGTTGGGATCGAAGAAATAGATCGAGCGGAAGATGCCGTGATAGGTAGGCCCCAGTACCTCGACGCCCTGTGCTTCGATATGCGCCTTGGCGGCCAGCAGTGCGGCCTCGTCCGCCACTTCAAAAGCCAGATGCTGCACCCACGCAGGAGTCGCCGGATCGCGCCCCATCTCGGGCTGGTTCGGCAGTTCGAAGAACGCCAGCACATTGCCGCCGCCCGCATCGAGGAACACGTGCATGTAGGGGTCGTCCTCGCCTGTCGAGGGTACCTTGTCCTCGGCGAAGGCGGTCACGTAATCCATGCCGAGCACGCGGGCATACCACGCCACTGTCTCGCCTGCGTCTCGGCAGCGATAGGCAACGTGGTGGATGCGCGAAAGTCTGGGAGCCGTGGTCACTTTACTGTTTCCTCCACCTGCAGCACGCCGCGCCGCATCTGATCGCGCTCCATCGATTTGAACAGCGCGGTGAAATTGCCGTTGCCGAAACCTTCGTCCTTCTTGCGCTGGATGAACTCGAAGAACACCGGACCGATGACCGTCTCGCCAAAGATCTGCAGCAGCAGTCGCGGATCGCCATGCTCGGTCGAGCCGTCGAGCAGGATGCCGCGCTTCTGCAATTCCGCCACCGGCTCGCCATGCCCCGGCAAGCGCTCCTCCAGCATCTCGTAATAGGTTGCGGGCGGGGGCGACATGAACGGCGTGCCCAAGGCCTTGAGTTTGTCCCAGCAACCCAGCAGATCGTCGCAGGCAAAGGCGATGTGCTGGATGCCCTCGCCGTTGTAGGCGCGCAGGAACTCGTCGATCTGCCCACCGCCCTGCTTGCCCTCTTCGTTCAAGGGAATGCGGATCAGCCCGTCGGGCGCGGTCATCGCGCGGCTGGTGAGGCCGGTGTATTCGCCTTTGATATCGAAATAGCGGATCTCCTTGAACCCGAAGATCCGCTCATAGAACGCCGCCCAGTGAGCCATGCGCCCGCCATAGACGTTGTGCGTGAGGTGATCGATCGTATGGAAGCCCGCGCCCACCGGGTGGCGGTCGACGCCGGGAAGATAGCGAAAATCGATGTCGTAGATCGAGATATCCTCGTCATAGCGGTCGATCAGGTAGATGATCGACCCACCGATGCCCCGGATCGCGGGCAAGTGCAGTTGCATCGGCCCCGTCTCGACCTGCACCGGCTCAGCCCCGCGCTCAATCGCCACGGCATAGGCCTTGGCCGCATCCTTCACCCGCCAGCCCATCCCGCAGGCCGACGCGCCATGCTCGGCGGCGAAATAGGCTGCCGGACTGCGCGGCTCATAATTGGCGATGAGATTGATCCCGCCTTGCCGCCACAAGTGCACGTCCTTGGTGCGGTGATCGGCCACGTGGGTGAAGCCCATTGCCGCAAACACAGGCTCAAGCAGGCCCTGTTCGGGCGCGGTAAACTCGATGAACTCGAAGCCATCAAGGCCGAGCGGGTTGGGCAAGCCCGTCGCGGGTGAAACTTCCATCTGGCATCGCTCCTGAAATTCGTTTCATCTGTTACCACTTTAGATCACGGCTGTCAGCGAAATTCGTGACGTCCCGCCATCGCCACCCTTTTTGTGATGTTATCTTGTATCATTGAGCAAGTCGTTTTATGGAGCCTTCACAGTCCGGCTGACCCTGGCCCCGCGCCGGGATCGTCCATGCAAAGGGTTCGCACCAATGAAGTTTCCCGTTCTCCTCGGCACGTGCTCCGCGCTCGCAGCAATCGCTCTCGCCTCGCCCGCATGGGCAGACGACGGTGCCGCCGATCAGGACAACCACACCCAGACCTCGTCAGAGATCATCGTCACCGCACCGATCCAGCGCGACCGGCTCGACATCCTTTCGGGCGTCTCGGTCATCGCGGGAGAGCAGCTGACGCAGGCCCTGCGCCCCACCCTCGGCGAAACTCTGGACAAGACGCCCGGTGTCTCGGCCACATCGTTCGGCCCCAACGCCTCGCGTCCGGTCCTGCGCGGCCTTCAGGGTGATCGCGTGCGCATCCTCACCGACGGCGTCGGCGCGTTCGACGTCTCCAACACCAGCGCCGATCACGCGGTGGTGATCAATCCCCTGCTGGCCGAGCGCATTGAAGTGCTGCGCGGCCCTGCCACCCTGCTGTTCGGCTCCTCGGCCATCGGCGGCGTGGTCAACGTGATCGACAAGCGCATCCCGCGCACCGTTCCGGACGAAATCGCCCACGTCGACATGATCGCCTCCTACGGCTCTGCTGCCACTGAACGCTCGGTCGGCGGCGCGTTCGATGTGCCCGTCAGCACGCAATTCGTCGTCCATGCCGACGGCAGTTATCTCAAGACTGGCAACATGCGAGTGGGCGACTACGTGCTGGCGCCCGGCGCCCGCAGGACCGCGCTGGCCAATGCCGGGACTGAAGACGCTGACCAGATCGCCGAGGGCATAGACTTCGCCGCCAATGCGGGCCTCAGGAACAGGCTGCCCAATTCACAGGCCGAGACATGGACCGCCGGCGTCGGCGCGGCGCTGATCACCGACACCGGCAATCTCGGCATCGCCTACAGCCACTACGACAGCCTCTATGCCATCCCCGTCCGCTACGCAGTCACACCGGGCCAGGCTGAGGAAGGCCCGCGCCTCGACGTCGCGCAAGACCGCCTCGATTTGCGCGCAGAAGTCGAAACCGGCGGCAGCCTGATCAAATCGGTCCGCGCCCGCGCAGGCTTTGCCAGCTACCGTCACTTCGAACTCGAAGCCGACGGCAACGTCGGCACCGCATTCTACAACAAGGGGATCGAGGGCCGGGTCGAACTGGTTCAGGCGAAGCGCGGGGCTTGGGCCGGTGCCAGCGGCATCCAGTATTTCGTCCGCGATTTCAACGTGATCGGTGAAGAAGCCTTCCTGCCCAAAAGCACCACGCAGCAGTTCGGCGTGTTCACCTTGCAGGAATTCGATCTGGGCGCGCTCAAGCTGGAAGGCGGCGCGCGATTCGAACACACCGTGCTGGAAGCCCGCCCCCT is a genomic window of Novosphingobium sp. MMS21-SN21R containing:
- a CDS encoding cytochrome c, whose protein sequence is MKRIFGPILAPTLAVAAMACAAPLLASQKLGETQELRAPEAVYAKTCGYCHGRNVGPIILGRAIPADTVKYIVRHGQNGMPAFRPTEVKPSELDALALWIEKSTARSGEHGQ
- the hppD gene encoding 4-hydroxyphenylpyruvate dioxygenase; translated protein: MEVSPATGLPNPLGLDGFEFIEFTAPEQGLLEPVFAAMGFTHVADHRTKDVHLWRQGGINLIANYEPRSPAAYFAAEHGASACGMGWRVKDAAKAYAVAIERGAEPVQVETGPMQLHLPAIRGIGGSIIYLIDRYDEDISIYDIDFRYLPGVDRHPVGAGFHTIDHLTHNVYGGRMAHWAAFYERIFGFKEIRYFDIKGEYTGLTSRAMTAPDGLIRIPLNEEGKQGGGQIDEFLRAYNGEGIQHIAFACDDLLGCWDKLKALGTPFMSPPPATYYEMLEERLPGHGEPVAELQKRGILLDGSTEHGDPRLLLQIFGETVIGPVFFEFIQRKKDEGFGNGNFTALFKSMERDQMRRGVLQVEETVK
- a CDS encoding VOC family protein, whose product is MTTAPRLSRIHHVAYRCRDAGETVAWYARVLGMDYVTAFAEDKVPSTGEDDPYMHVFLDAGGGNVLAFFELPNQPEMGRDPATPAWVQHLAFEVADEAALLAAKAHIEAQGVEVLGPTYHGIFRSIYFFDPNGHRLELACNIGTPEQHAELKDLAPVMLEEWSRTKRAPRQAAWLHTDPAATG
- a CDS encoding glucose 1-dehydrogenase; protein product: MERFTGKAVLITGAATGIGRATALAFAREGANVMIGDVDARAQETVDMIVAEGGNAAFRHTDVRKAAELDALVAACVERYGRMDAAFNNAGVLPPQRPIHEVTEDELDLAIDVDFKGVFFAMQAEIRHFLKVGGGAIVNTASVGALIADPNMSAYCAMKHAVSGLTKAGAVEYAQQNIRVNAIAPGFVVTPMTQHWADSNEFTQMFYAQNISGRAARPEEIAPTVLHLCSDGASFINGATFTIDGGQTAH
- a CDS encoding TonB-dependent receptor, whose product is MKFPVLLGTCSALAAIALASPAWADDGAADQDNHTQTSSEIIVTAPIQRDRLDILSGVSVIAGEQLTQALRPTLGETLDKTPGVSATSFGPNASRPVLRGLQGDRVRILTDGVGAFDVSNTSADHAVVINPLLAERIEVLRGPATLLFGSSAIGGVVNVIDKRIPRTVPDEIAHVDMIASYGSAATERSVGGAFDVPVSTQFVVHADGSYLKTGNMRVGDYVLAPGARRTALANAGTEDADQIAEGIDFAANAGLRNRLPNSQAETWTAGVGAALITDTGNLGIAYSHYDSLYAIPVRYAVTPGQAEEGPRLDVAQDRLDLRAEVETGGSLIKSVRARAGFASYRHFELEADGNVGTAFYNKGIEGRVELVQAKRGAWAGASGIQYFVRDFNVIGEEAFLPKSTTQQFGVFTLQEFDLGALKLEGGARFEHTVLEARPLDGQTQFFSGRRTFDTVSGSVGASYAIAPGWRLGANLSRTIRAPSADELFANGPHAGTQAFEIGNPDFRPERATGLEAVLKGKGEGYSLEASAYYNWFNNFIYEDLTGEIEDGLPVYQFNQGKARYYGFEIQGSATVAKIGPMEFVADGLADYVHADIAGVGPAPRIPPMRVQGGLALNGSKVDLRGEVEWSARQSRVTPFETQTASFTLVNAEINIRPWGTQRPLSFALSANNIFDVDARRHASFLKDFAPLAGRDIRVTARASF
- a CDS encoding polyhydroxyalkanoic acid system family protein — protein: MRIAIPHSLERDEARRRLREKTSQAALKADGMATVTTEFVDDDHLKMAVGAMGYTVDCAVEITDSELVVDVDIPASLGFAKRMIEGLIRDKSAKFLT
- a CDS encoding FAD-binding oxidoreductase, translated to MSEINMDRRGLLGAGIIGAASLGLGTGASAKNPAPLAPGLTKADFSGAMKAFRGVVGAEWVFGDEDAVAPYTKTYIPDPNGYHKPVGAVCPESVEQVQEIVRIANTYRQPLWTVSTGKNMGYGMTAPATPGQVVLDLKRMNRILEVDADLGTCLLEPGVTYQQLKDYLVENNIPLWIDVPTVGPIASPVGNTLDRGVGYTPYGEHFMFQCGMEVVLPDGQLMRTGMGSIKGSTAWQAFKWGYGPYVDGLFTQSNYGVVTKMGLWLMPKPPVYKPFMVRHPNMEDTPKIIEAMRPLRVSSLVANCNLMMSASYQLAMFKRRNEIVPDGAPLDEVSLKKAAKANGLGMWNTYFALYGTEQTVAAIEPIIRAQLTASGGEVMTAAEMEGNPWFHHHSTLMEGGLNLDEIGLLRWRGAGGGLAWFAPVAAARGIEAERQTALAKEIVEKYGFDYTAAYAIGWRDLHHILALLFDKSDAEEHRKADACYRELVTRFGAQGWASYRTGVNSMELVAQQYGSVNREFNAKIKHALDPNGILAPGKSGIM
- a CDS encoding SDR family NAD(P)-dependent oxidoreductase, with the protein product MNGRMENGKRCAVFGASGGIGAALVKQLCQREDVGEVHALSRGGVAPSPKVISHRFDLTDEASIATACAAIGAPLDLVIVATGRLVRENGDGPEKSWRSLDPAAMAELFAINAIGPALIGKHCAPLLRKGGRPVFAAVSAKVGSIADNRLGGWHSYRASKAALNMLVRNFAIELGRTNTAAVAVTLHPGTVDTALSRPFQRGVPAEKLFTPAQSATHLLSIIEGLTPADSGTLIGWDGATIPF
- a CDS encoding toxic anion resistance protein, whose protein sequence is MATTSTETAPETATATPLTLTPPDPVPVVSAVQAAGLVPVSEDNRSKLEAKVDAFVADLVAQDAQSPEFGKKVDQLTNMGRKEISQAAGMANRFLDRPIRAMDKDSGVGTDLAALRRTVEDLDPGKQGKLSSGRKFLGIIPFGNSLKRYFDGYTSAQGHIKAILDRLASGKDELLMDNAAIDVERQKLWEAMGNLEQMIHISKTLDAKLEDAAADLDITDPAKSKAIRETALFYTRQRTQDLLTQMAVTVQGYLALDLVKKNNVELVKGVDRASTTTVAALRTAVTVAQAMTNQRLVLQQITALNTTTANMIDSTGKLLREQTGKIHELAAASTIPLETLQRAFQNIYDTMDTIDTFKLKALDSMKQTVTTLSGEVEKSKGYIARAEGAAQSKLAGPDSSPLLSLEG
- a CDS encoding DUF2721 domain-containing protein, with translation MNAAHTGVIAQTIQLALAPVFVLVAIGNIMNILTTRLGRIVDRSRTLQKLHGETVGPAHDVVVVEIRYVDRRIHLIGRALLLLVLSGLAIGVTVGSLFVGEMVGRELRNLTGITFFVAIALLMIALVYLLLETRIAASSLRLPQELLELERDI